The Leptospira saintgironsiae genome contains the following window.
TAGAGATAAAAAACTGGATCCAGTTGTAGGAAGATCTAACGAGATCCAAAGGGTGATCCAAATCCTTTCTCGTAAAACTAAGAACAACCCAGTATTAGTTGGAGAGTCCGGAGTTGGTAAAACAGCAATTGTAGAGGGTCTCGCACTTGCAATAGTAGAGAAGAATGTTCCGGATCTTCTATTCGATAAACGTGTACTTTCCTTGGATCTGGCAAGCCTGATCGCAGGAACCAAGTATCGCGGAGAATTCGAAGAAAGATTAAAGAAGATCATGAAAGAAATTTCTTCTTCTAATAATATCATCATATTTATCGACGAGTTGCATACTCTGATTGGAGCGGGAGCAGCAGAAGGAGCGGTAGACGCCGCAAATATCCTGAAACCTGCGCTTGCAAGAGGTGAGCTGCAATGTATCGGAGCTACTACCAGCACAGAATACCGCAAGTATATCGAGCGTGATTCTGCATTGGAAAGAAGGTTCCAAGTAGTAAAAGTTGCAGAACCTTCTGTAGACGATGCTATCCAAATCCTTACTGGACTCAAAAAAGCATACGAAGCTCACCACAAGGTGCGTTATTCCGAAAGAGCTTTGGACCAGGCAGTTAGATTATCTCATAGATATATCAATGATAGATATCTACCTGACAAGGCGATCGACATCATCGACGAAGCGGGTGCAAAAGCAAGACTTGCAAATTGCGCTCGTCCTCAAGCAGTAAAAGACTTAGAAGAAGAGATCAAATCACTTTCTCAAAAGAAAGAAGATCTAGTTCGTTCTCAAGAGTATGAAAAAGCTGCTGGAGTTCGCGACGAAGTAAATCGTAAGAAACAAGTTCTGGAAGAAAAGATCAGATCTTGGCAGGAGAAACTGGATGATTTCGCAGTTTCTATCGACGAAGACGATATTCTTTCCGTAGTTTCCCAATGGACCGGTATTCCATTACAAAGAATGGAAGAGAACGAGTCTGCAAGACTACTTCGTTTGGAAGAAGAGCTTAAACTTAGAGTTGTCGGTCAGGACGAAGCGATCCAAAAAATTGCAAAATCCGTTCGTAGAGCAAGAACAGGCTTCAAGGCGGAACGCAGACCTACTGGATCCTTTATCTTCCTCGGACCTACTGGTGTGGGTAAAACCGAGCTTGCTAAAGCGCTGGCTGAGTTCTTATTCGGAGACCAAGATGCTATGCTTCGCGTGGACATGTCCGAGTATATGGAACCGCATGCAGTCAGTAGATTGATCGGTGCTCCTCCAGGTTATGTTGGTTACGATGATGGCGGACAATTGACTGAGTTCGTTCGTAAAAAACCGTACTCAATCATCTTGTTGGATGAGATTGAAAAAGCTCATCATGATATTTTCAACGTTCTTCTCCAAGTAATGGAAGAAGGTAACCTGACTGATACTAAAGGTCGTAAGGTAAACTTCAGGGACGCGATCATCATCATGACTTCTAACATCGGTGCTAAGGAAATTTCGAGCAGTGTAAGACTCGGATTCGAGGACCGTTCCGGAGAAGAGGATAAATACAAGTCCGACCAAGCTCGTGAGCAGTTGAAAAAACATTTCAACCCAGAGTTCTTGAACAGGGTGGACGAGGTTGTTTACTTCAAACCTCTCAAAAAAGAAGAGCTTATGGCGATTATGGATATCATGATCAGAGACACCAATAAGAGATTATTGGATAAGAAGATCAAGATAGACCTGACTCAAGAAGCGAAGGATCACTTCATGGATATCGGCTACGACGAGAAGTTCGGAGCACGTCCATTACGTAGAGTATTCCAACGCGAGTTAGAAGATTATATGGCAGTCCAAACCTTGAAAGGCGCTTACAAAGAGCCTACTAAGATCACAGTTGCTTTCAAAGAGGGTAAACTGGACTTCTTAGAAGAAGTTTGGACAGATTATAAACCTGCAGATCAAGGTTCCGACGGAGGAAGTTCTCCGAACAATCCGGAGCGTTCCGAAGAACCTGCGCTAGTGTAACAGATCTTTGCCCCCTGAACGGAAACGAAAAGGGGGCTTTTGATCTAAAAAGGGAGACTTTATTGGAGAGGTTCTATGCCGTACCTGCTTCCCATTATATTTGTGCTCCTTTACCTTTTAGTCCGTAAGGTATGGTTTCACTTACGTAAGATCAGAACCGTAGCTGGGATCGAAAAAATTTCCCTATGTGTTTTCCAGCCTGATTTATTTCTTCCCGAGGTACGCGTCCTCTACAAATACTACTTCCAAGGCGGGGTCTACTTCGGATCCGGTTATATGCTGTTGACTGATTTCCTCGATCAAGAGGAATACGAGATCTACAGAAACTTGGACGGTTTGCCTGTTTTGGAAACCGGGGATTTTCAGATCGTATCTGAGGAAAGAATAGAACATTTCCTTTCTATACGATATCCGAGTATAATCGTTTTCATCGACCCGGTGGAGCCATTTCATTCCTCAATTGATTGTCTAAATACAAAATCAATGGGGGTCCCCACCTAAAAATTATTCCCGCCAATAAAAAGTGACCAAAAGATGCACAAAGGAAAAATACTCCTACTTACACTGATACTATTTGTTTTTTCCGCGGGGAATACTTTCGCTCAAAGCGAACCGGATTATCAAACAGCATTAGCGGAATTCCAAAAAGGAAATTCAGAAAAAGCCCTAGAGATTATTCGTGTACTTCACGAACAAGGAAAAAGATCCTACGATACTCATTACTTAGCAGCTTTCTGTCATTATAATGCAGGAAGAAATAAATCCGCTGCTACTCATTGGTCCGAAGCATTAAAACTAAAACCTGGAGATCCTGCTGTAAGTGTGGATTTTGCCAGATATCTGATCCAAGCAGGTAGGAATCCCGACGCATTAGAGATCATTTATAATTCTTACCAAACTAATCCTAAAAACAGAGAAGTAAGATTATTATACGCAACTGCTCTATTATATAATAATAAAGCTCGAGAAGCACTATACATCATAGAAAAACTAAAAGCAGAAGATGGAAACGATTACCGTCCTCTCGTTTTAGAAGCTCAGGTATATTTCTACTTAGGAAGTGCAGAAAAAGCAGAAGTCAGTTTGAAATGGGCTCAGTCTTTAGTTCCTAATAATCCGAATGTATTGAATAACCTTGGGTTAGTTTACGAAAAAGCAGGAAACCAAGAAGCAAAAAGAGGGAATATTAAAAAGGCCCTCGAACAATTAAGAAATGCTAAAGAACAATTGGATTCTGCACTTAAGTTAAAACCTGACGACGAAAAAATAAAAGGTAATATCAGAAGAATTGAGGCAAGGATCAATGCCCTTTCCGCCGGCTGAAAAAAAGGTATTATTTCATACCTTAGGTTGTAGGCTCAATTTTTTTGAGTCGGATGGTTTATTCTCTTCTTTGAGTAAACACGGATACTCCGTGGCCGCTGGGGAAGATATTCCAGACGTGGTGGTGGTCAATACATGTACCGTCACAAACAAAGCAGATTCAAGAAATCGTAATATTATTCGAAATGCGATCAAAAGATATCCAGGCGCTCAAGTTTGGGTCACAGGTTGTTACGCACAAACTGATAAAGAATCTATAGAGTCCATTCCTGGTATCGCAGGTGTTATCGGTAATGAAAACAAATCCGATCTACCTAGATTGATCTTAGAAAAAGAAGGCTCAGATTTTTCTCATATCCAAACTGTTTCGGATAGATTTGCATATTCTGATGTTCTACCAAATGGACATACCAGAGCTTATCTTAAGATCCAAGATGGTTGTGATCGCCAATGTTCTTATTGTAAAATCCCTCAAGCAAGAGGCAAGGGTGTTTCCCGAAACTGGACGGATGTACTAGATCAGGTTTCCTTTTTACAAGACAATGGAGTAGGAGAGATCATACTTACGGGTGTGAATCTTGGCTGGTATAGAGATGGAGAAGGTAGAAAAGCATTTCCTAAAATGCTGGAAGCCATCCTAAATAAGTTAGAATATTCCAGACTTAGACTTTCTTCGATCGAACCACCTGATGTTGGTGTGGAACTTGCGGAACTTCTTACTCATCCTAGATTTACTCCATTCTTACATGTTCCTTTACAAAGTGGAAGTAAAGAGATCTTAAAAAGAATGAAACGTAGTTATAATCCTGAAACTTTCCGCAAAAGAATAGAACTCGCTAAATCCAAAGTTCCGGATCTGTTCTTAGGAACCGATGTGATCGTAGGCTTCCCTGGCGAAACGGAAGAAGATTTTAAAGATTCAATATCTATCTTAGAAGAATTAGGTTTTTCTAAAATACATGCTTTTCCTTTCTCTGTTAGAAAAAATACTTCTGCGGAGCAATTTCCAGAAACAGTTTCCAAAGAAACTAAAAAGGAAAGAGTTCATTCTCTTATGGATCTTTCTCAAAAACTGCATCGTAAATATGCAGAAAGCCAATTCTCTAAAAAGAGAGAGGCTGTTTTGGAAAACGGCGGGATCGCAGTTACTGATAATTATCTAAAAGCAGTAATTCCCGAAAACGATCTGAAAAGTTTAAGCCCAGGACAATTTTTGACTGTAGAGATCGGAGAATATATCCCCGATGCCAAAGACAAAGAAGGTAAGGTCTCTGCAAGAATCCTTGCTGCGATCGGCTAAGATCTGATCAATTCTTCGGAATAAGTTTCTTCTTCTCTTAGATCGTAATAACCATATTCGAATTCAGGACCGGATTGGATCTCTAAACCGTATACATTCTCACTTATACGAACAGTTTTAACAATTTCTAATTTATATTGTTCTGCTAAGAACTTCATTTTATCTAAAGAGATCTTGTCATTGATCTTTGGGCCGACTGGATACTCGTTTTTGACCCAGTCTAGAACGATTAATTTGCCACCCTTCTTCATAGAACGAACTAGGCCGTCCATTGCTTGGCCAGGGTCAGCAAAAGTCGAAAGTACTAAAGAAGCAAAAACTACCTCAGGGACAGGGATCCATTCCGGCAATAG
Protein-coding sequences here:
- the mtaB gene encoding tRNA (N(6)-L-threonylcarbamoyladenosine(37)-C(2))-methylthiotransferase MtaB; this translates as MPFPPAEKKVLFHTLGCRLNFFESDGLFSSLSKHGYSVAAGEDIPDVVVVNTCTVTNKADSRNRNIIRNAIKRYPGAQVWVTGCYAQTDKESIESIPGIAGVIGNENKSDLPRLILEKEGSDFSHIQTVSDRFAYSDVLPNGHTRAYLKIQDGCDRQCSYCKIPQARGKGVSRNWTDVLDQVSFLQDNGVGEIILTGVNLGWYRDGEGRKAFPKMLEAILNKLEYSRLRLSSIEPPDVGVELAELLTHPRFTPFLHVPLQSGSKEILKRMKRSYNPETFRKRIELAKSKVPDLFLGTDVIVGFPGETEEDFKDSISILEELGFSKIHAFPFSVRKNTSAEQFPETVSKETKKERVHSLMDLSQKLHRKYAESQFSKKREAVLENGGIAVTDNYLKAVIPENDLKSLSPGQFLTVEIGEYIPDAKDKEGKVSARILAAIG
- a CDS encoding ATP-dependent Clp protease ATP-binding subunit; this translates as MLEFTKRAKRVINEIAQDEAKRLGSEFIGPEHILLGLLKEEDSVAIKILNNLNINLNELRKEVERRTRENSGTLLMDMAQGQDRYQKIIELSKEEAKRLKHNYVGTEHILLALLRDNNNIAGGALYSFSVNYNVIKGEILRLLGAPPTSTVGVSSQPTAQPGTPRAEKTKTPILDEFARDLTQLARDKKLDPVVGRSNEIQRVIQILSRKTKNNPVLVGESGVGKTAIVEGLALAIVEKNVPDLLFDKRVLSLDLASLIAGTKYRGEFEERLKKIMKEISSSNNIIIFIDELHTLIGAGAAEGAVDAANILKPALARGELQCIGATTSTEYRKYIERDSALERRFQVVKVAEPSVDDAIQILTGLKKAYEAHHKVRYSERALDQAVRLSHRYINDRYLPDKAIDIIDEAGAKARLANCARPQAVKDLEEEIKSLSQKKEDLVRSQEYEKAAGVRDEVNRKKQVLEEKIRSWQEKLDDFAVSIDEDDILSVVSQWTGIPLQRMEENESARLLRLEEELKLRVVGQDEAIQKIAKSVRRARTGFKAERRPTGSFIFLGPTGVGKTELAKALAEFLFGDQDAMLRVDMSEYMEPHAVSRLIGAPPGYVGYDDGGQLTEFVRKKPYSIILLDEIEKAHHDIFNVLLQVMEEGNLTDTKGRKVNFRDAIIIMTSNIGAKEISSSVRLGFEDRSGEEDKYKSDQAREQLKKHFNPEFLNRVDEVVYFKPLKKEELMAIMDIMIRDTNKRLLDKKIKIDLTQEAKDHFMDIGYDEKFGARPLRRVFQRELEDYMAVQTLKGAYKEPTKITVAFKEGKLDFLEEVWTDYKPADQGSDGGSSPNNPERSEEPALV
- a CDS encoding tetratricopeptide repeat protein, with protein sequence MHKGKILLLTLILFVFSAGNTFAQSEPDYQTALAEFQKGNSEKALEIIRVLHEQGKRSYDTHYLAAFCHYNAGRNKSAATHWSEALKLKPGDPAVSVDFARYLIQAGRNPDALEIIYNSYQTNPKNREVRLLYATALLYNNKAREALYIIEKLKAEDGNDYRPLVLEAQVYFYLGSAEKAEVSLKWAQSLVPNNPNVLNNLGLVYEKAGNQEAKRGNIKKALEQLRNAKEQLDSALKLKPDDEKIKGNIRRIEARINALSAG
- a CDS encoding class I SAM-dependent methyltransferase, giving the protein MIDIEYYYDPEYQNFLLSSKRRELTPPETVLKHFSLKDVQNIVDFGMGLGFWTETLLKSIHKEGWVWGAECNQDFLDEVLHWKNREDIQRFTPFYMEKADRPLLPEWIPVPEVVFASLVLSTFADPGQAMDGLVRSMKKGGKLIVLDWVKNEYPVGPKINDKISLDKMKFLAEQYKLEIVKTVRISENVYGLEIQSGPEFEYGYYDLREEETYSEELIRS